A single window of Dermacentor albipictus isolate Rhodes 1998 colony chromosome 1, USDA_Dalb.pri_finalv2, whole genome shotgun sequence DNA harbors:
- the fs(2)ltoPP43 gene encoding probable RNA polymerase II nuclear localization protein SLC7A6OS, whose product MAEQAMMTAVRIKRKADENPSGAIVLATKRARTSHENESGENFAFEYAGTVNTPSDVDAAIQQIKEAKRRRMNPKVHSVDIHSKLRDEHRSSSKENRLQLLLKHRSILEVCSEEVTDENLEAPRESTHSLFQLYDVFAEDSEKDDDTKENEDPEKKKSEIACNNVPMVREAAREEEVDESYVYDIYYNDVHCNFIGEDEFRLFRCGPPDAFAPEHDFAYDSDPGLDAGDGEDTDSNAEDNWRNDYPDDEDTDILKQFDMYAEYFEDVSTSSLRNQLNGLSLVFSDDDEPAQED is encoded by the exons ATGGCTGAGCAAG CGATGATGACTGCCGTTAGGATTAAACGTAAAGCGGACGAGAATCCTTCAGGTGCGATTGTGCTGGCCACAAAAAGAGCAAGAACAAGCCATGAGAACGAGTCTGGCGAGAATTTCGCCTTTGAGTACGCCGGCACCGTTAACACCCCT AGTGATGTGGATGCAGCAATCCAGCAAATTAAAGAAGCAAAGCGTAGGAGGATGAACCCTAAGGTTCATTCGGTGGACATCCACTCCAAACTGAGAGATGAACATCGTTCATCCAGCAAAGAAAATCGCCTGCAGTTGCTTCTGAAACACCGGTCCATTCTTGAAGTCTGCTCTGAAGAGGTCACCGATGAAAACTTGGAGGCTCCGCGTGAGTCGACCCACAGCTTGTTCCAGCTTTATGACGTGTTTGCTGAAGACAGTGAAAAAGACGATGACACAAAAGAAAAT GAAGACCCAGAGAAGAAGAAATCAGAAATTGCATGCAACAATGTTCCTATGGTCCGTGAAGCTGCCAGGGAGGAAGAAGTGGACGAAAGTTATGTTTATGACATCTACTACAATGATGTCCACTGTAACTTCATTGGGGAGGATGAGTTTCG TCTTTTCCGCTGCGGTCCGCCGGACGCATTTGCCCCGGAACATGACTTTGCTTATGACTCTGACCCTGGGTTGGATGCTGGTGATGGAGAGGACACTGACAGCAATGCTGAGGATAACTGGAGGAACGACTACCCAGATGATGAGGACACAGATATCCTAAAAC AGTTTGACATGTATGCTGAGTACTTTGAAGACGTGAGTACCAGCTCCTTGAGGAACCAGCTGAATGGCCTGAGCCTGGTCTTCAGTGATG